DNA from Gadus chalcogrammus isolate NIFS_2021 chromosome 11, NIFS_Gcha_1.0, whole genome shotgun sequence:
TTTATTAAGGTGAACTACTGAATATTCAACAGTTTACAACCTAGGAGATAAACTGCACTGCAGTGCAGTTACAGGAAGAGGTTGGTTACtaaaaaccacacaaacacaccagtacAAGCATTTCTAAAGTTGTTCAGAAACAAAACTCTCAAATGCATTGAGATCTTAAAATGGCGAAAAACCCTGGAGTGTGAATGGGATGGCTTCCATTCGGGCTTAAGCCAAATTTAAGAATCTCATAACCCCTAGTGTGTTCTGGGATTTTATGTGGAGACTTTTAAAAGGGACTCTTGGGAGTAATAAAAGTACCACCACTTGGAGTGGTCGATGGCACTTGCCCCACTTGCCTGGACTTACCTATGTCAGTCGAATGCAGGAACGGCTTTCTCTGTCAGAGAGAATTAAcccgaggaggagagagatacaaagaATTAGTGAAGGAACATGGCTTGATAAAGAGATTGAACTCTAAATCCATGTCCTCCACTTCATGGaggaaaataactttatccTCCATGTTGCCTGCGTGAGGCATTAGCATGTCACATGCTGTAGCCAGGATAATCTGGCAACCAGTCGATTCTCATTAATTGAGAACGCGCCATCAACAGCACATGTGTCCATATAgatgttcatatatatatataaagatgtaACGTAACATAAAAAACGTTGCGATACACCCAGAGAGGGGACGAAACAATGCGATTACATCAAATATACATGTAATCCGCTATAAATTGAAAGTTTTGTGAACCATGAAGTAACTGGTTCCCCATTGTTTGAAGTTCTCCACTTTCTGCAACAATATGCAGTCGACATCCACACATAACGGAATGGGCAGAGCAGAAGAAGCGAACCGTCCCCAGATCAGACCACTAGTAACGTAATTGCGTTCAGTGGGTAACCATTGAGAAAGGAACCCACTCTAAGATTTCCTTTGAGCTATATTTAGAAAGACAGAATTCTTTATTTCCAAAGACATACCTTAACATTCCTGAACTTGTTTTGCTGTTTCTGTACCCCGTATGGCCTCTTGGCTCTGGGTGGTTGTTGCGAGGCGGGCTGCATGTCGGCGTCTCCCATTCTACAAGGAGAGATAAGACTTGACCGCTTGAGCGTGTTCATTATAAATGTCATACGTTATGTAGCCATACAGTCCCTTGTAGACAGGTTGGACAGCGCTGTTGAAGCCATGTAATGCAGACAATAGACGGGTAGGTTTGGACAACCAGCTATTCGCTAACGCTATGCTAAACCAATGTTATGTCATTATAAGACAAAATAGGCACCtatttttgttattatattatacagtATTATACTTTTATACTTTAACATACAAACAGTGAAGATAGCGCCATATTACCTGTATTAGCGGCGATTAAAAAACAATACTAGCCTTCGGTGGAAAAGCAACGCTAGAAAAGACCAGTAAAGGAAGGACCCCGAATAGAAGCTGTGGCGTTTGCCTGTTTTTAACCTTAGCCTATCCCCCTTTTGATATTTGGCTCAAACTATATCTTTATCAGCGAGAGCCTGTGATTCATTTGAATTTATAATGTATAGTGATCTTCTTTTGTTCTTTAATTTGGCTGGAAATATGGTGATGCAGGTATTAAAATGAAACCTTTTCAAGGCTAAATGGAAGACGACTTTGTAGTGGGCTCGTTTTATTTTCTGGTACTCTATAATATTTAATTTGAGGGGAATAACTGCtacacaagaaaaaaaaaagtggaattTAAGGCTACATATCTTagatattttaatttaaaatgttGTCATATACCAAATAGCTATAACTCAGGGCACGGCGTAGTGTGTTTCCTGGCGGTTCCTGGTAGCAAAACAAGGCTACCCATGGTTTAAGGACCCATCAACACGAGCTTCATGTTTGCTTTTCCTGTGAGGCATGCTTGAAAGGTTTGCTATtttactaatatatatttgCACATTGTCACGTTGTTTTCAATATATGATACCcaaacacaataacaaaaataaaagatcACTTCTCAGTTAGCGCTATTATTGTTGATGCTGTTTGGCTCCTCGTTAAGCTACAATTTACATAAGGCTGGGTTATTCTTATTCTCTAGCAACAGAGAGCAGTTTAGTGCATATAACGAAATTAAATTGCTTGCTTTCGGCCAGTTGTtaatacattttccttacaattTGAGTGAGTAGTTTATTCCTTTCCCCCATTTGTGCGTTGGTCCGCTTATTTACGAAATGTATTGTAGACTACAGCTATGAAGTCCAAGGGGAAGAAGAGACAGGACGACTTCCAGAAAGTCAAGCTGAAGGTGGGCAAGAAGAAGCCCCAAGCAGATAATGCCACCAATACCAACTTCCGCTCCAAGGGAATCCATCTCTCTGAACAGTTGAAAAGAGATAGCGGACCAACCACACATAGACAGCTCGGCATCAATGTAAGTGTTCTCACATTTCCTTTGCTTGTCACCTTATTTTCTGTGGGTCTTTCTCTCATAACACATTCAAAAATAATAGTTTTGCTCTACGGTCCAGACTGTTTGGTTTCTGTTGGTCACAAAATCTATTTCCTTCTGCATTTAGGACCTGCTGTCCCAGCTCCACCATTACAGTGGCAACGTGAAGCTGAGTTCCTTGACGGGCTTGAGGGAGCTGCTGTTGAAGAACCCGTCGCTGCTGGAGCAGCACCTCTCCCGCCTCCTCTCTGAGGTGGCGGCCGTGTTCACAGACAAGGATGCCAATGTCCGTATTGCAGCCACAAAGTTGCTCAGGTCAGAATTCTCATTTGATACGTTTATTCTTATCATCTGTCGCCACTTATCATTCTTATCATACACTACTGCCTAGGGGGGAAGTGGTGCATGTACCTCACATTTTTACTTGTCAGCTGATACTTATTTTGGGGGAAATGGTTACATCAATGTTTAAAACGATGTCACTATGAGAAGAACATGTCTCCCATCTCACTCTGATATGTCATCGCATAAACATCTCCATATGTTGTGCTTCTCCAGGTTTCTTGCCCAGTGTGTATCCGCAGAGAGAGCGGCTCCATTCTTCCCCCTCCTTAGTGCCCACCTGTCCTGTGCCATGACACACATTGAGGGGGGAATCCAGGAGGATGCCCTGAAGGTCCTAGACGTATTGCTCGAACACTACCCTGCCCTTCTCGCATCGCGGCCTTCTGTCCTCCTCACAAACTTCCTGGAGCTGATTTCCCACcgacgcggcggcggcggcagcagtaGTGGGGGGAGCAAGAAGCCCCAGGATGCTATGGGGAGTAGATGGGCGCTCACAGTCAACCCCAGCAAGGCTATGACTGGTCAGCAATGGCGACTCACTGTGCTCCTCAGGTACATGGGTAacttgacacacacatggagacgaCGCTACGAAGCCTCTCTGATTATCCCATCACATTTGGACTGCTACAAATACACATGGGAATGCTTGCTTAATGTGAGTCAGTCATTCACGTGTCTGAGTCATGCTGTGATTTGCAAGCAGTCTTGGACCCTATCTGGTCTGAAACATGCATACGAACAGAAGTCCAAATTGTCCCTTCATGCTGTACTTGGTCTCCCTGCATTTCAGGCTGGGGCTTTTTATCCAGGCAGTagtagacgagagtccgaccgAGGAGGGAGATATGTGCAGCCCAAGTGAAGGGGTGTTTGGTTCCAACGAGGAGGGAGGGCTGATCCCCCTGGATCTCAACTGGGAAGAGCTCACCTACAGCAGGACAGAGGTCAAGGTTTATGAGCATTCGGGAGCCATCCCAACTCCCCATTCCACCTTCAGGCTCCGGTATGTACCCCCTTGCATCGGCAATACATGTTTTACGTCCGCTAAGTATTCGCACCCACGAGAACGCCCCTAAATAAGGGCATGAAACAGCTTGTACAGCAGGATGCTCAATCTTTACTTCCGTAATAGTGTGACGCCAGACAGCGACTGAAGCGCAGAAGTTGCACCTCCCAGGGCTACCCGCAACCTTTACAACTTCTCAGGGGTGTGAATTTGCAGACGATCGCGCAAAGCGTTTGACCAATCGCAACAGGCTGGGGGTGCTGACCCTATCACAGCAGACTTGGCTACTAGGGAGGGGGGCCTTAATGTTACATGATACGAAACAGAACGCTTTTGAAAGAtgttgaaattggttttgcagaaatgaACAGTGTGGGAATAATAAGAGGTATTTtaaacatacaggcatgtaaaCCTtttctagtagtacccccaaatgTAATTATTTACCATGATATGGGAGCTTTAATATGAAGTGTTCAGAACCCCAAAAAACAATCTGTCAATCTTTGTAATGAGGTCTACATGCTCTCTGATGACCTCCTTCTGTTTCATTCTGCAGGCCAGAGGTGGAGCTTGGAGCCGGAGTAGGGGAGGGCCTGGGCTCTGCTGAAGCAGTTCAGAACTTTGCCGCCACCCTGGTGcccctgctgctggaggtgtGGGTGGAGGCCACTGCCACTGACTCTACATGGAACAGCAGCGACGGGGCCCAGCTGCTTACCCCGGATGCAATGTCCATCATGTTCCAGGTGCTGTCCAtcctgcagctgctgaggaAACTGGCTCCACAGAAGGAGCACCAGGACATACTGGTGAGGAAAACACCAGTATGCACACACAACGGTTCTGTCGTAGAAAGAGTGTCTTGATTTTAGTAAGTAACAGTCAAGATGTTCTCTGTGTAGGACACCTGGTTCCGCAGCGAATACCTGGAGAATTTTAAACAGCACTTCATGAAAAACTTTCCCTATGGCGTCCTAGACGCCCCGAAGCCGCGGAGAAAGCCTGATCTCAAGAGGTGAGGAATCTAAATACATTAAAACAGGCGGGGAGATTTCTCTTTCATCCCCTGCATAATCAACAGTATGAAACAGTCAATGCACAAATGTAGGAAGTCCATTGTTACAATTGATGTATGGGTTTCATTATAAAATAGACATGGACATTAATAGATGACTATCAAATGTATGCtaaatatttgtaataataTCAGTAATATGTTCAATTTCAACCAAAGTTAATTTTGTGCTCTAATCTTTGCTAAAATATTAGTTTTCAACATCATGGCGATACTTCCCCTTGTCTACATTCACTGTAATCTTACCTCATACTGGGTCAACTAGAATGAAGCAGATGCCGGCTCTCCCCGCGCCTACGGTGGAGCCCCTGGGACTCAACATCACCTTGTGCCAGGTGATGGTGGCCCTCAGCCAGCGGCAGGACGCCGGCAAGGACAAAGACGCCGACTGGCTGCTGCCCCTCAGGACGTTTGTCCGCGACACCCTGGCCAACGGAGTGAAGCTCAGCTACAAGCAGCTCCACATGCTGCTGGAGGCCGTGTGGAAGATGTTGCTCAAGGAGAGCAGCAGAGGTGCAGTGTTGGCGTTGACTGCTACTTGATGTGTTGGCCTCTCCGTTTGAAACGGTTCACTCTCAAGAGTATTGAATAGGGAGAGTTTAACTGAGGTATTTCTTGGCAAAGTGGGACTTATAAAGTAGAAAAATACACGGTTTTGGTTTTGGGTCTTTGAATAGTTTGCAATATTTCTGTCGGTCTTCAATATTTGAACAGATATACCTTGGTTGGTCATTTTTCTGGATATTTAAATGTTGTACCAACTAGTATACCGACTAGCTGTTTGGGGACATTCCCTGGTTGTGGGGTTTTCTTTGTTGTATAAATCCATTCTATTGCAAACACAGTTATAATATAAAAGGAGAAAAAGACGTAGATTTTTTAACATAGCTTGTCTGATTATTTCATTGTACACAATGTGCACTCGCTCCTTTTAGGTAATATACTTGTGATTCAGTATTAGGTATTGTGTGTTGGTTCATTTGACCATGGGTTTTCATTCTCAAAGTCGCTGTCTTGATTATCAATGTCCATTTTTGCAGCCCTGACTGAGGACCTCTTGGCTGCGGTTTACATCCACTACCAGCAGAGGAAACTGACTCTACCGACCCGGTCATTACTGTTGTCCTTCTTCAGCAAGCTCTATCTCCAGGAacaaggacacgcacacatagccAGGTAGCCAGCATCAATTtatccttttttattttgtagcaCACTATTCCTTTTTATAGGAAGTAGCACGTAACAAGTTTCACAAAAAGTTGTAGACGTTTCTCATCCTATTTAGCTTTTTATTGCCATGTTATTATCGGAAGGACATTTGACTGTGAAGCCTGTATTTGTCTTTAGTGTAGTAAGGTAATGTGGAAAGGCCCTGCTAGTTTTTGTTCATAAAGTAACAGCTAAAACTCCTCTGCCCCTATTGTTTCACACCATAATCCAACACTCTGTTCTCTGTCTTCTCCAGGAGTAGGGTGCTGGGTCGATGGCTGGCCGCTCTCCCCGTTCAGCTGTGCCAACTGGGCCACCGTAACCCGGCGCTGTCTGCCAGGCTCATCCTGTCC
Protein-coding regions in this window:
- the tex10 gene encoding testis-expressed protein 10 homolog, which gives rise to MKSKGKKRQDDFQKVKLKVGKKKPQADNATNTNFRSKGIHLSEQLKRDSGPTTHRQLGINDLLSQLHHYSGNVKLSSLTGLRELLLKNPSLLEQHLSRLLSEVAAVFTDKDANVRIAATKLLRFLAQCVSAERAAPFFPLLSAHLSCAMTHIEGGIQEDALKVLDVLLEHYPALLASRPSVLLTNFLELISHRRGGGGSSSGGSKKPQDAMGSRWALTVNPSKAMTGQQWRLTVLLRLGLFIQAVVDESPTEEGDMCSPSEGVFGSNEEGGLIPLDLNWEELTYSRTEVKVYEHSGAIPTPHSTFRLRPEVELGAGVGEGLGSAEAVQNFAATLVPLLLEVWVEATATDSTWNSSDGAQLLTPDAMSIMFQVLSILQLLRKLAPQKEHQDILDTWFRSEYLENFKQHFMKNFPYGVLDAPKPRRKPDLKRMKQMPALPAPTVEPLGLNITLCQVMVALSQRQDAGKDKDADWLLPLRTFVRDTLANGVKLSYKQLHMLLEAVWKMLLKESSRALTEDLLAAVYIHYQQRKLTLPTRSLLLSFFSKLYLQEQGHAHIARSRVLGRWLAALPVQLCQLGHRNPALSARLILSIQAAASRGNKELLSSLQANACRIYDPQEGVAVLLPAKSQQRLVQLLYFLPKMPQPLLANLSRCCTAGRISAGLAASLIRIIHLRSSLSGWSIGSQDTALQDVDYISFLFSTLTGFSSEDLASLQDAPDDSTIPPSPLSPLSLYPTLLEQFTHHWDVVEEVCHCLETLGSQSQCFDILQNAICKYLGKLGVVPDSLAAGLLRAVSRLLELSVLPSEPMLHFLAQCCLSLLALLVTLQQEAPSQTTHKREAIWSACVSALANVPRLMRAILQALRVGDLCEEELPQLGQILSMMLQHAPLRSHLLANTALLQHIIQELTRYSHGETREQWLTDLLYCYSVTMAHASTAHRGSLGLRDMY